One Nitrospira sp. DNA window includes the following coding sequences:
- a CDS encoding NAD(P)H-hydrate epimerase/ ADP-dependent (S)-NAD(P)H-hydrate dehydratase yields MIPIVTGDQMRTLDRRTITEAHVPSLTLMERAGAGVVTHLEQWYGPVAGKSIAVVCGKGNNGGDGFVIGRLLRRKKARAQVLLLASPTGLSRDARTMYQRFQRAAGQSAVIRPTDADGLRRRLAASDVIVDAILGTGLSTAVTGLYRDAIEAINAAVRPTVAVDLPSGLHADTGAVLGAAVQADLTVTFGLPKVGLYSGFGIDCAGTVRLVDIGIPAAFVEAIDRRLLLLTGAAAHAALPRRRPSSHKGTYGHIGIIAGSVGKTGAAAMAALAALRVGTGLVTVAVPSSVNDILEAKLLEAMTLPMPETKARTFARSGLDRLLAFAGSRDAAAIGPGLTTHPETVDLVQEFVKRIDRPCVLDADALNALAGKASLLTECKRPPIITPHPGEMARLEADATTQSVNQDRIGTATRFARERGVFVILKGARTVIAGPDGLAAVCPTGNPGMATAGTGDVLTGMVGGLLAQGLSQWDAACAATYFHGLAGDLAANRLGQTGMIARDLIRHIPYALASDTQA; encoded by the coding sequence ATGATACCGATCGTCACTGGCGACCAGATGCGCACGCTCGACCGTCGGACGATCACGGAAGCGCATGTACCGAGCCTGACGCTGATGGAACGAGCTGGCGCAGGAGTCGTCACCCATCTTGAACAATGGTATGGACCGGTGGCCGGAAAATCGATCGCCGTCGTCTGCGGAAAAGGGAATAACGGCGGAGACGGCTTCGTCATCGGACGGTTGTTGCGGCGGAAAAAGGCCCGAGCACAGGTCCTTCTGCTGGCATCACCCACCGGCCTGAGTCGCGACGCGAGAACCATGTATCAACGGTTTCAACGGGCGGCAGGGCAATCGGCCGTGATACGTCCCACGGACGCCGATGGGTTACGTCGTCGACTGGCGGCCAGCGATGTCATCGTCGATGCCATTTTGGGCACGGGACTTTCGACCGCCGTCACCGGCCTCTATCGTGACGCGATTGAGGCGATCAATGCGGCCGTCCGCCCGACCGTGGCGGTGGATCTTCCTTCCGGCCTGCATGCCGACACAGGAGCCGTGCTGGGAGCCGCCGTCCAGGCAGACCTCACCGTGACGTTCGGCCTGCCTAAAGTCGGGTTGTACAGCGGATTCGGGATCGATTGCGCCGGCACCGTTCGCCTGGTCGATATCGGTATTCCTGCTGCGTTTGTCGAGGCTATCGATCGCCGCCTGCTGCTCTTGACCGGTGCCGCAGCCCACGCGGCGCTTCCCAGGCGGCGCCCGTCCTCGCACAAAGGCACATACGGCCATATAGGCATCATCGCCGGGTCGGTCGGCAAGACAGGCGCCGCGGCCATGGCCGCCTTGGCTGCGCTCCGCGTCGGAACCGGTTTGGTCACGGTTGCGGTCCCATCAAGCGTGAACGACATCCTGGAAGCAAAATTGCTGGAAGCCATGACCCTCCCGATGCCGGAAACCAAAGCCCGCACCTTCGCACGTTCCGGCCTGGATCGCCTGCTTGCCTTCGCCGGCAGCCGAGACGCGGCGGCCATCGGCCCCGGCCTGACGACCCACCCGGAGACGGTCGACCTCGTCCAGGAATTCGTCAAACGCATCGACCGACCCTGTGTGTTGGATGCCGATGCGCTGAATGCCCTGGCGGGAAAGGCCTCGCTGTTGACCGAGTGTAAGCGACCGCCGATCATCACGCCTCACCCGGGAGAGATGGCGCGATTGGAAGCCGACGCGACCACCCAGTCCGTCAATCAAGACCGCATCGGTACGGCCACGCGGTTTGCGCGTGAACGCGGCGTCTTTGTGATCCTCAAGGGGGCTCGCACGGTCATCGCCGGACCGGACGGCCTGGCGGCCGTTTGTCCGACCGGTAATCCGGGCATGGCAACGGCCGGAACCGGCGACGTGTTGACCGGCATGGTCGGCGGCTTGCTGGCCCAAGGTCTGTCCCAGTGGGACGCCGCCTGCGCCGCCACCTACTTTCACGGGCTGGCCGGAGACCTGGCGGCGAACCGCCTCGGCCAGACCGGCATGATCGCACGTGATCTGATCCGGCACATTCCCTATGCCCTCGCGTCCGACACGCAGGCGTAA
- a CDS encoding Pyridoxine 5'-phosphate synthase, translated as MARLGVNIDHVATIRQARGGNDPDPLTAAILVELAGADGLVVHLREDRRHIQDRDLTMLREIVRTKLDLEMAADDAMAKIALSVKPDLVTLVPERRQELTTEGGLDVATHRERIQKIVDMLRDGGIPTSLFVEPTLDQIKAAHKIGAAYVELHTGRYANAKRSKEEDEEFEAITQAAKLAYKLGLGVNAGHGLNYKNVKRLARLPEIVEFNIGHSIIARSVMVGLAQAVREMKELVA; from the coding sequence ATGGCTCGACTCGGTGTGAATATCGATCATGTGGCAACAATCCGGCAAGCTCGTGGCGGGAACGATCCCGACCCCTTGACCGCCGCCATTCTCGTCGAACTGGCCGGAGCCGACGGCTTGGTCGTGCATCTACGGGAAGACCGCCGGCACATCCAAGACCGTGATCTCACCATGTTGCGGGAAATCGTTCGGACCAAATTGGATTTGGAAATGGCCGCCGACGATGCGATGGCCAAGATCGCTCTGAGCGTGAAGCCGGACCTGGTCACGTTGGTCCCGGAACGGAGGCAAGAGTTGACCACCGAAGGCGGCCTGGATGTCGCCACCCATCGCGAGCGGATTCAAAAGATCGTCGACATGCTCCGCGACGGAGGGATCCCCACCAGCCTCTTCGTGGAGCCGACGCTGGATCAAATCAAGGCCGCTCACAAAATCGGCGCGGCCTATGTCGAACTGCACACCGGTCGCTATGCCAACGCCAAGCGTTCCAAGGAAGAAGACGAGGAATTCGAGGCCATCACCCAGGCGGCCAAGCTGGCCTACAAACTCGGCCTCGGTGTGAATGCCGGACACGGCCTGAATTATAAGAATGTGAAGCGCCTGGCACGGCTGCCGGAGATCGTGGAATTCAACATCGGCCACAGCATCATCGCCCGATCCGTCATGGTCGGCCTCGCCCAAGCGGTTCGCGAAATGAAGGAGTTGGTGGCCTAG